The following coding sequences lie in one Plasmodium berghei ANKA genome assembly, chromosome: 7 genomic window:
- a CDS encoding folate transporter 1, putative, whose amino-acid sequence MEKEKFTYFQTQNSYETCSTSTVDSFHSFTESKFLIKKKPNEDDDQNANSISNKFSSSFIAMLQGVEVLCNLPILYIFKDSYQLHPATLNMLMSIIKIPWAIKLLWGIISDTYPIFGYRRKYYLIFGSGSCILSLLILGLISHTNIFLTILLLVMYFFGSSLCNVIGEAQVIESSRKGSVNTTVKNISIFFAFRKIGFAIMHYLSGYLLSIMSNQHIFLISSILPLSIFISAFFVVEKRNYKKCNIKKQIKSIYEIIKKSYIQKFILFIFIMMSTPSSGSILFFFMANELQFTPKLLGKISMFQSLASLLAILLYMLILSKVNIKKLLLYSTIIIAPFSLLPLLAIHKINIFIPNTLFIITDTILVEFIGELQSIPILVQCSRIIPEGFESTIYSFLLSVNNFAVMISSFISSILTYQLGITSTNFDNLSKMIIICCLTNIIPIIFLYNTTKFYDDSKHCKSKDNNILNSSDNESTFFDSTSYEIKNCEEIKYFITENGHDIPVQ is encoded by the exons atggaaaaagaaaaattcaCTTATTTCCAGACCCAAAACAGCTATGAAACGTGCAGTACATCAACAG TTGATTCATTCCATTCTTTTACTGAAAGTAAATTtttgattaaaaaaaaaccaaATGAAGATGATGACCAGAATGCAAATTCGATTTCCAATAAATTTTCTTCAAGTTTTATAG CGATGTTACAAGGAGTTGAAGTTCTTTGTAACCTTCCCATTTTGTACATATTCAAGGATAGCTATCAGCTTCATCCTg CTACTCTTAACATGCTAATgagtataataaaaattccaTGGgcaattaaattattatgggGAATAATTTCAGACACATACCCTATATTTGGAtatagaagaaaatattatttaattttcgGATCAGGGTCatgtatattatcattattaattttaggATTAATATCACatactaatatatttttaacgATACTTTTGTTGgttatgtatttttttggaaGCTCTCTTTGTAATGTTATTGGTGAAGCGCAAGTAATTGAATCGAGTAGAAAAGGATCTGTAAATACAAcagttaaaaatatttcaattttttttgcatttaGAAAAATAGGATTTGCTATAATGCATTATTTATCTGGATATTTATTGTCTATTATGAGTAATCagcatatttttcttatatccTCTATTTTACcattatctatatttatatccgctttttttgttgttgaaaaaagaaattataaaaaatgcaacatcaaaaaacaaataaaatctatatatgaaataatcaaaaaatCTTATATccaaaaatttattttatttatatttataatgatGTCAACACCATCTAGTGGcagtatattatttttttttatggcTAATGAATTACAATTTACACCAAAATTATTAGGAAAAATATCAATGTTTCAATCGCTAGCTAGTTTACTagctattttattatatatgttaatacTTAGTAAagtaaacataaaaaagttattattatattcaacTATTATAATAGCACCATTTAGTTTGCTTCCATTATTAGctattcataaaattaatatatttatacccAATAcactatttattataacaGATACTATATTAGTAGAATTTATTGGAGAATTACAATCTATTCCAATACTAGTACAATGTTCAAGAATAATACCTGAAGGTTTTGAATCAAcaatttattcatttttattatctgtGAATAATTTTGCAGTAATGATTAGTTCATTTATTTCGTCAATACTAACATATCAACTAGGTATAACATCAActaattttgataatttatcaaaaatgataattatttgctgccttacaaatataataccaattatttttttgtataatacaacaaaattttatgaCGATTCTAAACATTGTAAAAGTAAGGACAATAATATTCTTAATTCTTCGGATAATGAATCCACATTTTTTGATTCTACAtcatatgaaataaaaaattgtgaagaaataaaatattttatcacaGAAAATGGACATGATATACCAGTACAATAA
- a CDS encoding translation initiation factor eIF-2B subunit alpha, putative gives MNDCESSKNDDSPEEHEVVRSFKKHYFEDKNPMHIAAIKSLESSLKSSNTKTNFEYFMKLNEAKSQLNNYIKNPNVKKQIILTPHSKRMTIYPIVTSCDIYHHFVVKKYTHNENNFDDLKSISSKCASEFPTTLQNSLDMIVKNSCMLFGNGKTQILTYSSSECVKALLLNAVKNKKIKICVYFSCPENDNNNNYLEKDKIFDNKFINDLKNENIDVIKINIQEIQNIFQIIDFVIIGTELVIDNGGIITKKGIKLISELCLLNKKELFVLCEAYKFLKIKTIQNYDEDFYYYCTKNIANQNKFLYEFVPHNFITLFYTDIGIFPPSTISFELNKLYINDVN, from the exons ATGAATGATTGTGAAAGttcaaaaaatgatgattcCCCTGAAGAACATGAag tgGTTCGtagttttaaaaaacattacTTTGAAGACAAAAATCCAATGCATATCGCTGCTATTAAATCGCTAGAAAG ctCCTTAAAAAGTAGTAATACGAAAAcaaattttgaatattttatgaagcTAAATGAAGCTAAATCTCAATTAAATAACTACATCAAAAATccaaatgtaaaaaaacaaattatattaactCCACATTCAAAAAGAATGACAATTTATCCAATAGTCACATCATGTGatatttatcatcattttgtAGTAAAGAAATATACACACAATGAAAAT aatttCGATGATTTAAAGAGTATCAGCTCAAAATGTGCTAGCGAATTTCCCACGACCCTTCAAAACAGTTTGGATATGATTGTGAAAAATAGCTGTATGCTTTTTGGTAATGGAAAAACCCAAATTTTGACATATAGCAGTTCTGAGTGTGTGAAAGCTTTACTATTAAATGCagtcaaaaataaaaaaataaaaatatgtgttTATTTTAGCTGCCCTGAAAAtgataacaataataattatttagaaaaggataaaatttttgataataaatttataaatgatttaaaaaatgaaaatattgatgttataaaaattaatattcaagaaatacaaaatatatttcaaataattgATTTTGTCATAATAGGAACTGAATTAGTTATAGACAATGGTGGaattataacaaaaaagggaataaaattaatttcagaattatgtttattaaataaaaaagaattatttgtattatgtGAAGCttacaaatttttaaaaattaaaacaattcaaaattatgatgaagatttttattattattgtacaaaaaatatagcaaACCAAAACAAGTTTTTATATGAGTTTGTTCCTCACAATTTTATAACACTTTTTTATACAGATATAGGAATTTTTCCTCCCTCAACAATATCTtttgaattaaataaattatacataaatgACGTTAACTAA
- a CDS encoding mitochondrial inner membrane protein OXA1, putative, whose protein sequence is MNKVTSKLSNNLFINICLKRKKHDFTNNCIIINNNVYNTNFKNKRKCNTPINSIIFRGFVNSANNNGLGNQTSEDDDSQKKKDQVFNIFENNKMQEELIKDSNISYSNEIKENREYENVQPYTDFIFDKCKANINNDLDPYENSWYFNIVYELLNSTKILLDCSWLTSIIATTTFLRLIILPLTISAERDRRKQKILNPVIKEFTNKLKAYAQSGNIKKALEYKAKILNTRTTHGISLVPKSIILMVFLQTPLFFVFYFSMKKIASYPEIFKEFTFESPLWLDSLSLPDPYCILPILSSLLLLSNHELTALIDKHITNNNPNKYDDESEFQKNIKKISKIAMRVFYISSALFFKSMPSGLFIYFITNTFFQLFVTQICKIKIVENFLDLPPLHSKGLSNDDNNENPKPQKNIHMNDLIKNKKK, encoded by the coding sequence ATGAACAAGGTCACTAGCAAATTgtcaaataatttatttattaacatatgtttaaagagaaaaaaacatgatttcacaaataattgtattattattaataacaatgtatataacaccaattttaaaaataaaagaaaatgtaaTACACCAATTAATTCTATAATATTTCGAGGATTTGTAAATTCGGCAAATAACAATGGATTAGGAAATCAAACAAGTGAAGATGATGATTcacaaaagaaaaaagatcaagtattcaatatatttgaaaataacaaaatgcAAGAAGAATTAATAAAGGATTCCAACATATCTTATtcaaatgaaataaaagagaatagggaatatgaaaatgtaCAACCTTATActgattttatttttgataaatgtaaagctaatataaataacgaTTTAGATCCATATGAAAACTCATGgtattttaatattgtatatgaattattaaattcaacaaaaattttattagaTTGTTCATGGCTGACATCAATAATAGCAACTACTACATTTTTGCGATTAATTATTTTGCCATTAACAATATCAGCTGAAAGAGATCgaagaaaacaaaaaattttaaatccTGTAATTAAAGAGTtcacaaataaattaaaagcATATGCTCAATCaggaaatattaaaaaagcGTTAGAATACAAagcaaaaatattaaatacaaGGACTACACATGGGATATCTTTAGTACCTAAATCTATCATATTAATGGTTTTTTTGCAAACACCATTATTCTTTGTTTTTTACTTTtcaatgaaaaaaatagcttCTTATCCCGaaatttttaaagaatTTACTTTTGAATCTCCATTATGGCTAGATAGTTTATCATTACCAGACCCTTATTGTATCTTACCCATTTTGTCATCACTTTTACTTTTATCAAATCATGAATTAACAGCATTAATTGATAAACATATAACTAATAATAAtccaaataaatatgatgatGAATCtgaatttcaaaaaaatattaaaaaaatatcaaaaatagCTATGAGagtattttatatatcttcagcactattttttaaatctaTGCCATCTggattatttatttattttattactaatacattttttcaattatttgtaactcaaatttgtaaaattaaaatagtAGAAAATTTCCTAGATTTACCTCCACTTCATTCAAAAGGTTTATCCAATGATGACAATAATGAAAACCCTAAAccccaaaaaaatatacatatgaacgaccttattaaaaataaaaaaaaataa
- a CDS encoding leucine--tRNA ligase, putative: MFISHGMITIICLVIVVGISDLISFKNLKVINAFRIVNNYEKKILFLTSNHYRKRGKKYDYENDKNRNIQINCANKSLYDFKLIERKWQIIWNSKQLLDRDFKRFNKYMEKRDNKRSVGNCEEKTYSINNKTDKNTKCDMKYKYYILDMFPYPSSSGLHVGHILCFTITDIISKFKRMNKYCVFHPIGWDSFGLPCDRLSMKLKVEPIKIIKKNISNFKNQLIKLGFLFNWENEINTCEKNYFKWTQWIIIQMFLNNLAYKKKSYVNWSDELNCVISNDELRNEMNLKNLKIKKIKLLQWYLKITKYAKRLVKDLKLINWPDKIKNMQNNWIGIKSGIIIRAKIMDAKYLINYYSNFIKKLKIPHIYYNSVYNNYFLILLNRVYSFMLGHKKLYDFFLSESEDIISSLKGSVVELCSKIGVVSSYENNEEINMSKILPNQDNTFLEFTKKIEKSDIDRSNDNYVNIFLTKKDSILENDKIIISVEHPDINKIINGNKFLENIINEQILQDDMTRLKDDQIYFSGSVFYNPIINKYIPIYICSWILENHKNTLFFLEKEKTEKMERNKKNELIYDLIANSKFSKKKNIYNLKDWLFSRQRYWGEPFPFMYKTEEKNGKEYFYMGEKKKNNKVQIKKVKNKSENDVYINKIPVCLPKFDKRIYDVNKSEGESNCENNNAHSILSKFKNWVYLKNEKDDILYKRECDIMPQWAGSSWYYLRYIDPKNKKKIFNKKKTDFWLPVDLYVGGSEHAVLHLLYSRFFHKFLYDLKLINHKEPFKKLFNQGLLLNAASFYLYTDLKNRLISFENIGKLLKGEKKMDKIENTKEHDEIAKELINGKSYKIEGDIIKKYLIDEKYVVEKENKYYLKKLNSIQVQPVYEKMSKSRGNIINPDDIVKRYGADCLRLHILFLGPINQNKKWTITGINGTFKFLSKLYSLFIKRKEETGYSEDENNIKRKGGYKLICENCIEIEKDKKLILNFVKKRANGATKKVEKRVNKMIKIIRKREDNNMVLSNIIKKKKSDEIEKDKKIIANYYITQITSCIENTRLNTAVSFFMKFYNDIKTWDYIPLKIFLIFIKLLYPFCPHISEEFWHCYLKKYKGREKNEKVAKKICYFCNSRSLLFYAKWPSLFQIKNNEKSENISIRINNKHIAFIKNNSESSEQNIIEESTNMIKDSIDKEIKKGKKIINIINVPDKLINFVIV, from the coding sequence atgttcatATCCCATGGTATGATAacaataatttgtttagtGATTGTGGTGGGAATTAGTGatttaatttcttttaagAATTTGAAGGTTATTAATGCATTTAGAATagtaaataattatgaaaaaaaaatattatttttaacgTCAAACCATTATAGGAAAAGGGGTAAGAAATATgattatgaaaatgataaaaacaGGAATATTCAAATTAATTGTGCAAATAAAAGTCTGTATGATTTTAAGTTAATAGAAAGAAAATGGCAAATCATATGGAATTCCAAACAGTTATTGGATAGAGATTTTAAAAggtttaataaatatatggaaaaaagAGACAATAAAAGATCAGTGGGAAATTGTGaagaaaaaacatatagtatcaataataaaactgataaaaatactaagtgtgatatgaaatataaatattatatacttgATATGTTTCCATATCCATCATCATCAGGGTTACATGTAGGGCATATTCTATGTTTTACAATAACAGATATTATAAgcaaatttaaaagaatgaataaatattgtGTTTTTCATCCAATAGGATGGGATAGTTTTGGGTTACCTTGCGATAGATTATCCATGAAATTAAAAGTTGAAcctataaaaattataaaaaaaaatatttcaaattttaaaaatcaattaataaaattagggtttttatttaactgggaaaatgaaataaatacttgtgaaaaaaattattttaaatggACACAATGGATAATTATAcaaatgtttttaaataatttagcttataaaaaaaaatcatatgTTAATTGGTCTGATGAGCTTAATTGTGTTATATCAAATGATGAATTAAGAAATgaaatgaatttaaaaaatttaaaaataaaaaaaataaaattattacaatggtatttaaaaattacaaaatatgCAAAGAGATTAGTTAaagatttaaaattaattaattggccagacaaaattaaaaatatgcaaaataATTGGATTGGTATAAAATCAGGAATTATTATAAGAGCAAAAATTATGGATGCtaaatatttgataaattattattccaattttataaaaaaattaaaaatacctcatatatattacaacagtgtgtataataattatttccTTATTCTTTTGAATCGTGTTTATAGTTTTATGTTAGggcataaaaaattatatgacttttttttatctgaAAGTGAAGATATAATTAGTAGTTTGAAAGGAAGTGTTGTAGAATTGTGTAGCAAAATAGGCGTCGTTAGTTCctatgaaaataatgaagaaataaatatgtcaAAAATTTTACCAAATCAAGATAATACTTTTTTggaatttacaaaaaaaatcgaaaaatCAGATATAGACAGATCAAATGAtaattatgtaaatatatttttaacaaaaaaagatagtatattagaaaatgataaaataattataagtGTTGAGCATCctgatattaataaaattattaacggcaataaatttttagaaaatataattaatgaACAAATTTTACAAGATGATATGACCAGATTAAAAGAtgatcaaatatatttttcaggGTCAGTTTTTTATAACCCAATTATTAATAAGTACATacccatatatatatgttctTGGATTTTGgaaaatcataaaaatactcttttttttttggaaaaagaaaagactGAAAAAATGGAAAGAAATAAGAAAAACGAGCTAATATATGATCTTATAGCTAATTCAAaatttagtaaaaaaaaaaatatatacaacttGAAGGATTGGCTATTTTCGAGACAGCGATATTGGGGTGAGCCTTTTCcatttatgtataaaacTGAAGAgaaaaatggaaaagaatatttttatatgggtgaaaaaaaaaaaaataataaagttcaaattaaaaaggtaaaaaataaatcagaaaatgatgtatatataaataaaattcctGTTTGTCTCCCCAAGTTTGATAAGAGAATATATGATGTAAACAAAAGTGAAGGGGAATCAAattgtgaaaataataatgcgCATTCAATTCTAtctaaatttaaaaattgggtatatttaaaaaatgaaaaagatgaTATTCTATATAAAAGAGAATGTGATATAATGCCACAATGGGCAGGATCTAGTTGGTATTATTTACGTTATATTGatccaaaaaataaaaaaaaaatttttaataaaaaaaaaacagattTTTGGCTACCTGTAGATTTGTATGTAGGGGGAAGTGAACATGCAGTGCTCCATTTACTATATTCCagattttttcataaatttttatatgatcttaaattaataaatcataaagaaccatttaaaaaattatttaatcaAGGATTGTTATTAAATGCTgcatcattttatttatacacagatttaaaaaatcgtTTGATAAGTTTTGAGAATAttggaaaattattaaagggggaaaaaaaaatggataaaattgaaaatacaAAGGAACATGATGAAATAGCGAAAGAATTAATTAATGGAAAAAGTTATAAAATAGAAGGagatataataaagaaatatttaattgatgaaaaatatgttgttgaaaaggaaaataaatattatttaaaaaaattaaattcaATACAAGTACAGCCagtttatgaaaaaatgtcAAAATCACGaggaaatataattaatccAGATGATATAGTAAAAAGATATGGGGCTGATTGTTTGAggttacatattttatttcttggtccaataaatcaaaataaaaaatggacAATCACAGGAATTAATGGAAcattcaaatttttaagCAAATTATACAGTTTgtttattaaaagaaaagagGAAACTGGTTATTCAGAAgacgaaaataatataaagaGGAAAGGGggttataaattaatttgtgAAAATTGCATagaaatagaaaaagacaagaaattaattttaaattttgtgAAAAAGAGGGCAAATGGAGCAACCAAAAAGGTAGAAAAAAGggtaaataaaatgataaaaataataagaaaaagagaagataataatatggtattatctaatattattaaaaaaaaaaaatcggATGAAATCgaaaaagacaaaaaaataattgcaaattattatattacaCAAATAACAAGTTGTATAGAAAATACTCGATTAAATACTGctgtttcattttttatgaaattttataatgatataaaaacatgGGATTATATAccattaaaaatttttttaatttttataaaattgctATATCCATTTTGCCCACATATAAGTGAAGAGTTTTGGCAttgttatttaaaaaaatataaagggagagaaaaaaatgaaaaagtagcaaaaaaaatatgttatttttgCAACTCGCGTtctttgttattttatGCAAAGTGGCCTTCtttatttcaaataaaaaataatgaaaaatctGAAAACATTTCAATACGAATAAACAATAAGCATATtgcatttattaaaaataatagtgaaAGCTCAGAGCAAAACATAATAGAGGAATCAacaaatatgataaaagaTTCCAtagataaagaaataaaaaaagggaaaaaaatcattaatattataaatgttCCTGATaagttaataaattttgtgATAGTGTGA
- a CDS encoding rhomboid protease ROM3: MLNKYAENDENSNLLPGTTELIEKNAQNKFYDVLFPQISLNRIIVWISFFQIIIYILSCLLSENLTVPNVDVLIFLGATYGPSVKQGELWRLLFPIFLHANWWHLIINIICILNLGLVIETKYKKKKFLLIYFLSGFIGNTLTIICNPCQLAVGASTSGFGLIGCSIMEIFLAWKNLSKKAQNYYMFNICIFLVFFLFVSFSPTVDFFGHIGGFVCGAFLACHYNKFLGYDIFQECLHYGFASICALIIFYLPLRLFILNMPCEFA; the protein is encoded by the exons atgttaaataaatatgcagaaaatgatgaaaattcaAATTTGTTACCTGGGACTACTGAGCtgattgaaaaaaatgcacaaaataaattttacgATGTTTTATTTCCTCAAATATCACTAAATAG AATTATTGTATGGATTAGTTTTTtccaaataataatttatatattgagTTGCTTATTAAGTGAAAACTTAACAGTTCCTAATGTAGACGTCTTGATATTCCTTGGGGCTACATACGGACCATCTGTCAA GCAAGGAGAATTATGGAGACTATTATTTCCTATATTTTTGCACGCCAATTGGTGgcatttaattataaatattatatgcattttaaATTTAGGGTTAGTAATTGAGactaaatataaaaaaaaaaagtttttattaatatattttttatcggGATTTATTGGAAATACATTAACAATAATTTGCAACCCTTGCCAATTGGCAGTTGGAGCATCAACTAGTGGGTTTGGATTAATTGGATGTTCTATCatggaaatatttttagctTGGAAAAATTTATCGAAGAAAgcacaaaattattatatgtttaatatatgtatttttttagtattttttttatttgtaagTTTTTCTCCAACTGTTGATTTTTTTGGCCATATAGGGGGATTTGTGTGCGGGGCTTTTTTGGCATGCCATTATAACAAATTTTTGGGATATGATAT ttttcAGGAATGTTTACATTATGGATTTGCCTCGATTTGTgctttaattattttttatttgccACTTCGTCTATTCATTTTGAATATGCCATGTGAATTTGCTTAg
- a CDS encoding protein disulfide isomerase translates to MNTKYISFFLFIIPFIFKNYVRSHEDLFNEHITSIHDGELNNFITKNDIVLVMFYAPWCGHCKRLIPEYNEAAIMLSEKKSEIKLASVDATVERGLSQEYGITGYPTMILFNKKNRINYGGGRTAQTIVDWILQMTGPVSTEITGNIEDVLKESNINVAFYMEYISEDNELFKKFNEVGDKNREIAKYFIKKNDKHNKIYCYRKDEKTVEYDEKTPLNDFVAIESFPLFGEINTENYRFYAESPKELVWICATIEQYNEIKEEVRLAAAELRNKTHFVLLNIPEYADHAKASLGINEFPGLAYQSSEGRYLLANPQQSLKNHKDIISFFKDVEAGKIEKSLKSEPIPEEDKNAAVKVVVGNSFTDVVLNSGKDVLIEIYAPWCGHCKKLEPIYEELGRKLKKYDHIIVAKMDGTLNETSLKEFEWSGFPTIFFVKAGSKIPLPYEGERTLKGFVDFLNKHSTKTPITIDDVSQSYEGSSEEL, encoded by the exons ATGAATacgaaatatatttctttttttctatttataattccctttattttcaaaaattatgttCGCTCTCATGAGGATCTTTTTAACGAACATATAACGAGCATACATGATGgagaattaaataatttcataacaaaaaatgatatagtACTAGTTATGTTTTATGCCCCATG GTGTGGACATTGCAAACGATTAATTCCCGAATACAATGAAGCAGCTATTATGCTTTCTGAAAAGAAAAGTGAAATCAAATTGGCAAGTGTTGATGCCACTGTTGAAAGGGGTCTTTCTCAAGAATATGGAATAACTGGATATCCAACtatgattttatttaataaaaagaatagAATAAATTATGGAGGTGGGCGAACTGCTCAAACTATTGTGGACTGGATACTTCAAATGACTGGACCAGTGTCTACAGAAATAACAGGAAATATAGAAGATGTTTTGAAAGAAAGCAATATAAATGTTGCATTTTATATGGAATACATTTCAGAAGataatgaattatttaaaaaatttaatgaagTTGGAGATAAAAATCGTGAAATtgcaaaatattttattaaaaaaaatgataaacataataaaatatattgctatcgaaaagatgaaaaaacaGTCgaatatgatgaaaaaacaCCATTAAATGATTTTGTAGCAATTGAATCATTTCCCTTATTTGGTGAAATTAATACAGAAAATTATAGATTTTATGCAGAAAGCCCAAAAGAGTTAGTATGGATATGTGCCACAATTGAacaatataatgaaatCAAAGAAGAAGTTAGATTAGCTGCCGCAGAAttaagaaataaaacaCATTTCGTTTTGTTAAATATACCAGAATATGCTGATCATGCTAAGGCCTCATTAGGTATAAATGAATTCCCAGGTTTAGCTTATCAATCAAGTGAAGGTAGATATTTATTAGCGAACCCACAACAATCTTTAAAAAACCATAAAGatataatttcattttttaaagatgTTGAAGCTggaaaaattgaaaaatctCTTAAATCAGAACCAATACCAGAAGAAGATAAAAATGCAGCAGTAAAAGTTGTAGTTGGAAATTCATTTACAGATGTTGTATTAAACAGTGGTAAAGATGTACttatagaaatatatgCTCCATGGTGTGGAcattgtaaaaaattagaaCCAATTTATGAAGAACTTGgaagaaaattaaaaaaatatgatcaTATAATTGTTGCTAAAATGGATGGTACACTTAATGAAACATCACTTAAAGAATTTGAATGGTCTGGTTTCCcaactatattttttgttaaagcTGGATCGAAAATACCTTTACCATATGAAGGTGAAAGAACATTAAAAGGATTTGTTGATTTCTTAAATAAACATTCCACTAAAACTCCAATTACTATTGATGATGTTTCACAATCTTATGAAGGATCTTCTGAAGAATTATAA